The following are from one region of the Pocillopora verrucosa isolate sample1 chromosome 3, ASM3666991v2, whole genome shotgun sequence genome:
- the LOC131794349 gene encoding uncharacterized protein: MENMVLNIFILFLGIHAVTAAVTFVRHRREALNLTTVHTRHDDIAHFTCTSRDQTASITWKRERKDLSDSDLGVAVLETKNGGNMESHLFVAVTDDDLRGQYVCISSDKPDEVLRTFVIENDPARKGTLSPEQFWAIILSITIAFLLLVFIVFFLWRGNRRIKRAQKEGKAQRFRNNHGGAEENLAVEGELVEFRGYRVEAEAARNEQMTPDTGNGNARNNCEEDKHEKNTTQAVIESSGRSGREGCTQF; this comes from the exons ATGGAGAACATGGTGTTaaacatctttattttgtttcttgggATCCATGCCGTAACAGCTGCAGTGACATTCGTAAGACATCGGAGAGAAGCTT TAAATTTGACAACTGTGCACACCAGGCATGACGACATCGCCCACTTCACGTGCACATCACGTGACCAGACAGCCAGCATCACTtggaaaagggaaagaaaagaCTTATCAGACAGCGATCTTGGTGTAGCTGTGCTCGAAACGAAAAATGGCGGGAATATGGAAAGCCATCTATTTGTCGCTGTGACAGATGATGATTTACGAGGACAATACGTTTGTATATCAAGCGATAAACCTGATGAGGTGCTACGTACATTTGTTATTGAAA ACGACCCTGCTCGCAAGGGAACACTTAGCCCTGAGCAATTTTGGGCAATCATTTTGTCCATTACAATTGCTTTCCTTCTCCTGGTGTTCATAGTATTTTTCTTGTGGCGCGGAAACAGGAGAATTAAGAGAGCTCAGAAAGAAGGCAAAGCACAAAGATTCAGGAACAACCATGGAGGTGCAGAG GAAAACCTGGCCGTAGAAGGGGAGCTTGTCGAGTTTAGAGGATACAGAGTCGAGGCTGAAGCCGCGAGAAATGAGCAAATGACACCTGACACTGGAAATGGAAATGCCAGAAATAACTGTGAAGAAGACAAACACGAGAAAAATACGACTCAAGCTGTGATTGAGTCTTCGGGGAGAAGCGGAAGAGAAGGCTGTACACAGTTCTGA
- the LOC131794275 gene encoding cyclin-dependent kinase 10 → MQPEHSKQGIELVSIKTLKKQEIPQEHCYGQCRPVTEFEKLNRIGEGTYGVVYRVRDTVSNKIVALKKVRMEREKDGIPLSGLREISLLLNLEHKNIVKLMEVVVGKHLDSIFLVMEYCEQDLASLLDNMTSPFQESQIKCLMLQLFHGVQYLHEKFIVHRDLKVSNLLLTGKGTLKIADFGLARTFGYPYKAMTPIVVTLWYRAPELLLGSKVQTTAVDMWAVGCIFGELLDNKPLMTGRSEINQFQLIVDLLGTPSDQIWPGFTSLPGAKSINFKRQPYNNLKHKFSWLSPAGLTLINHLLMYDPCKRASAADCLQNSYFVEKPLPVQPDMMPTFPEHRNRNYNKRPSDHRVGEKRPVPHETEYEFRRGFADFGPHLPQKKKKK, encoded by the exons ATGCAGCCGGAGCACAGTAAGCAAGGTATTGAGCTGGTATCCATTAAAACCTTGAAAAAGCAGGAAATCCCACAAGAACACTGTTATGGACAATGTAGACCAGTCACAGAGTTTGAAAAACTCAATCGAATCGGAGAAGGAACTTATGGTGTGGTTTATCGTGTTCGTGACACTGTTTCAAACAAAATAGTTGCACTGAAAAAAGTAAGaatggaaagagaaaaagatggCATACCTCTCAGTGGATTGAGGGAAATAAGTCTTCTGTTAAATCTGGAACACAAGAATATTGTGAAGCTTATGGAGGTAGTTGTGGGAAAACACTTGGACAGTATTTTTCTTGTCATGGAATACTGTGAGCAAGATTTGGCAAGCTTGCTAGATAACATGACATCTCCTTTCCAAGAATCACAGATCAAGTGTTTGATGTTACAGCTATTCCATGGAGTACAGTACCTTCATGAGAAGTTTATTGTGCATAGAGATTTGAAAGTATCAAATCTATTGCTGACTGGGAAAGGAACCCTTAAGATTG CCGACTTTGGTCTGGCCCGCACATTTGGTTACCCATACAAGGCCATGACCCCGATTGTGGTGACCCTGTGGTATCGTGCACCAGAGCTCCTTCTTGGCTCCAAAGTACAAACCACAGCTGTGGATATGTGGGCTGTGGGCTGTATTTTTGGTGAGCTCCTTGACAATAAGCCCCTTATGACTGGAAGATCAGAGATCAACCAGTTTCAGCTCATTGTGGATCTACTTGGAACACCAAGCGACCAGATTTGGCCAGGATTCACGAGCCTCCCTGGAGCCAAGTCCATAAACTTCAAACGCCAGCCTTATAATAATCTGAAACACAAGTTCTCGTGGTTGAGTCCCGCGGGACTGACTCTAATAAATCATTTATTGATGTACGACCCGTGTAAAAGAGCCTCGGCGGCCGACTGTTTGCAGAACTCGTATTTTGTCGAAAAACCACTCCCGGTGCAACCGGATATGATGCCAACTTTTCCTGAGCACCGGAACCGGAACTACAACAAGAGGCCGTCTGATCATCGTGTTGGAGAGAAGCGGCCTGTTCCACACGAGACGGAGTATGAGTTCCGAAGAGGGTTCGCTGATTTTGGGCCTCACTTgcctcaaaaaaagaaaaagaaatga